One window of the Montipora foliosa isolate CH-2021 chromosome 4, ASM3666993v2, whole genome shotgun sequence genome contains the following:
- the LOC137999836 gene encoding membrane-associated progesterone receptor component 2-like: MGLESAVSEIVNFIKSLSSPVQIIGLLVIVIFIRKLVQSRFRKPPPPPREKPLEPMKKRDFTPQELLEYDGVKQKRVLLAVNFKVFDVTRGKDFYGPGGPYSVFAGHDASRGLATFSVGPDAVKAECDDLSDLNSMQMDSLREWETQFMEKYDMVGRLLKPDEKHQAYDESETEEEDGKGEKKEQ; encoded by the exons ATGGGCCTCGAATCGGCTGTGTCTGAGATCGTAAACTTTATTAAATCTCTTTCTTCCCCTGTGCAAATCATTGGGCTCCTTGTTATCGTAATTTTTATTCGGAAGCTTGTGCAGTCCAGATTTCGCAAACCGCCTCCCCCGCCCCGAGAAAAGCCGCTTGAGCCCATGAAGAAACGCGACTTCACTCCCCAAGAGTTGCTAGAATACGATGGCGTTAAGCAAAAGCGAGTTCTCCTTGCTGTAAACTTCAAGGTGTTTGATGTCACCCGTGGAAAAGACTTCTATGGTCCTG GAGGACCTTACAGTGTCTTTGCGGGACATGATGCAAGCAGAGGTCTTGCAACATTTTCTGTTGGACCTGATGCTGTTAAGGCTGAATGTGATGATTTGTCCGACTTGAATAGTATGCAGATGGATTCACTGCGCGAATGGGAAACACAGTTTATGGAGAAATACGACATGGTAGGAAGACTTCTAAAACCTGATGAGAAACATCAAGCATATGACGAATCTGAAACTGAAGAGGAAGAtggaaaaggagaaaagaaagagCAATAA